A window from Drosophila subobscura isolate 14011-0131.10 chromosome O, UCBerk_Dsub_1.0, whole genome shotgun sequence encodes these proteins:
- the LOC117899715 gene encoding neurofibromin isoform X2: MSTQKPGEWASALLARFEDQLPNRIGAYGTQARMSQDQLVACLIHISRYRFSLVISGLTKMLQRVNEAALQNRYEPERCYFESLVIILTTLERCLTNQTKDTARFEEAMNVKLLLREISQFVDVQSDSNPNAAQLKALASKVLFALSQNHFSAVFNRISARIQELTSCSEENPDYNDIELIQHIDMDMIKLTKLLQETITKFRSKRAPPLILLYSLEKAIWNWIEYHPQEFQDLQRGTNRDISTCWEPLLDFVEYFKTENKKSKTMVWPLQMLLLILNPSSLEATVNELQQSEKEKEKEKVPSKSTQSASRDKDKDFSARQFIESIKRGLGQHSPSKQVTESSAIACVKLCKASTYINITDSNNVVFKLVQYFINDLKALLFNPAKPFSRGQGYNFADIELMIDCWVSCFRISPHNIEALKVCLNLSSPQAYHFVIVCSLLRLAHIYVDFRLQNKNPFRIVNQPRLSWWPQTEVVHYRSAELRALFTDTLNKATQGYIAHTPLRYITSLTLKSKDTQKGLTRAEEGPAHKMLLLLLVRLIHADPTLLLNTQGKVAHEVQSSTLELINGLVSLVHQTTMPDVAQEAMEALLALHAPEKIEVWNPEAPINTFWDVSSQVLFSISQKLIQHQIANYTDVLKWLREILICRNTFLQRHKDYAHVGSQIAICKQAHIKMEVVFFMYLWSVDLDAVLTSLSCFGLLCEEAEICCSSDELTVGFIMPNYHIYQELAQLSTSATDTRICFFDNSHGNVLSRLTLQKRIMTLLRKIEHCVHGVQPAWEETFRNWEVSSKVLQTYPKCKGEDGQAEVFHRGMGKRRASHQSSEHDLEEQINEWANMTWFLLALGGVCLHKRCSSRQSLLQQSQNNASLGSLAQTSLYSSSTSSGHGSLHPSTVSLSTLPPAPPQDVSYCPVTQFIGQLLRLLVCSNEKIGLNIQKNVKELVGEEMSTQLYPILFDQIRAIVEKFFDQQGQVNVNVTDINTQFIEHTIYIMKSILDPKASKDPNNEQPSPSEHLGVTSIEGMMLGIVRYVRHLDMTVYAIRVKTKLCQLVEVMMKRRDDLAFRQEMKFRNKLVEYLTDWVMGTSHQIAPPSSADAAILTNTSLIFRDLDQACMEAVAALLRGLPLQPEESDRGDLMDAKSALFLKYFTLFMNLLNDCIDSSEAEKELNNTPLLPPRPRMAAGKLTALRNATIQAMSNLLGANIDSGLMHSIDLGYNPDLQTRAAFMEVLTQILQQGTEFDTLAETVLADRFEQLVQLVTMISDKGELPIAMALANVVTTSQMDELARVLVTLFDAKHLLSPLLWNMFYREVEVSDCMQTLFRGNSLGSKIMAFCFKIYGASYLQMLLEPLIRPLLDEQEETCFEVDPARLEAGEDIEQHRNNLIALTQKVFDAITNSSDRFPPQLRSMCHCLYQVLSKRFPNLLQNNIGAVGTVIFLRFINPAIVSPQELGIVDKQVHSSAKRGLMLMSKILQNIANHVEFSKEQHMLCFNDFLRDHFEAGRRFFIQIASDCETVDQTSHSMSFISDANVLALHRLLWTHQEKIGDYLSSSRDHKAVGRRPFDKMATLLAYLGPPEHKPVDSHMMFSSYARWSSIDMSSTNFEEIMVKHQMHEKEEFKTLKSMNIFYQAGTSKSGYPVFYYIARRYKIGETNGDLLIYHVILTLKPFCHSPFEVVIDFTHTCSDNRFRTEFLQKWFYVLPTVAYENVHAVYIYNCNSWVREYTKFHDRILAPLKGNRKLMFLESPNKLTDYIDAEQQKLPGATLSLDEDLKVFSNALKLSHKDTKVAIKVGPTALQITSAEKTKVLAHSVLLNDVYYASEIEEVCLVDDNQFTLSITNESGQLSFIHNDCDNIVQAIIHIRNRWELSQPDSVTVHQKIRPKDVPGTLLNMALLNLGSCDPNLRTAAYNLLCALTATFDLKIEGQLLETQGLCIPSNNTIFIKSVSEKLATNEPHLTLEFLEESIQGFQRSTIELKHLCLEYMTPWLKNLVKFCKSNDDAKKLKVSQILDKLINLTIDQKEMYPSVQAKIWGSIGQIPELIDMVLDNFLHKSITYGLGSPQVEIMADTAVALASANVQLVSKKVITRMCRVMDKSCTNPTQYLEQHMMWDDIAILGRYLLMLSFNNCLDVATSVPYLFHTITFLVCSGSLSMRASTHGLVINIIHSLCTCTNPSFSEEAQRVLRLSLDEFSLPKFYLLFGISKVKSAAVTAFRSSCRHPTDKWLGNERVTQPLPADRERLSLPSLEVITDALLEIMEACMRDVPDCEWLQTWTSLARSFAFCYNPALQPRALIVYGCISKSVTDHEVKQLLRILVKALESFNDLILIEALVMCLTRIQPLLRPESPIHRALFWVAISVLQLDEITLYGAGLALLEQNLHTLKSQGCFDKKETIAEVMMKTREKLEWHFKQLDHAVGLSFRSNFHFALVGHLIKGFRHPTPTTVSRTSRVLTMLLGIIAKPLHRDKFEVTPDSVAYLTALVAVSEEVRSRCHVKHALPRWPADLSVENAETSNGGVQAIGQPLSRRQKSWDILDQSALQFARQHKVPTLQERGSRSSVSNESNVLLDPEVLPDLSIQALVLTVLATLVKYSSDEVETRVLYQYLAEGSVVFPKVFPVIHSLLDQKINNILSVSHDQVVLNSVQNIIQNMLASEDPSQQQLHFLQSCGFGGLWRFAGPFTKYNMMGESSELFVNCLEAMVETCLPGDETAPVPPSPRPYNLSSSLSSLTLGSPTDKAFSSESLDMYDNCLGSASSLRRASHSKSRAKHRINDSPPH, from the exons ACCACCCTGGAGCGTTGTCTTACCAATCAAACCAAAGATACGGCGCGGTTTGAGGAGGCAATGAATGTgaaactgctgctgcgtgaAATTTCACAATTTGTGGATGTGCAGAGCGACAGTAATCCTAATGCAGCACAGCTAAAGGCGCTGGCCTCCAAAGTGCTATTTGCCCTGTCCCAAAATCACTTTTCGGCAGTATTTAATCGCATCTCGGCGAGGATTCAGGAGTTGACATCGTGCTCGGAGGAGAATCCCGATTACAATGACATCGAATTAATACAACATATCGATATGGACATGATTAAGCTTACCAAGCTGCTGCAAG AAACTATCACAAAGTTTCGCTCGAAGCGTGCGCCACCTTTGATTTTACTCTACTCCCTGGAGAAGGCTATTTGGAACTGGATTGAGTATCATCCACAGGAGTTTCAAGACTTGCAGCGCGGCACCAATCGCGATATATCCAC GTGCTGGGAGCCACTCCTCGACTTTGTCGAGTACTTCAAGACCGAGAATAAGAAAAGCAAGACCATGGTCTGGCCTTTGCAAATGCTGTTGTTGATATTGAATCCCTCCAGCCTGGAGGCCACCGTCAACGAGCTGCAGCAGTCcgaaaaggagaaagagaaggaaaaggtGCCCTCAAAGTCCACACAGTCGGCATCTcgggacaaggacaaggacttTTCGGCCAGGCAGTTTATTGAGAGCATCAAGCGTGGCTTGGGCCAGCATTCGCCATCGAAGCAGGTCACCGAATCCTCAGCGATTGCTTGCGTGAAGCTATGCAAGGCCTCCACGTACATTAATATAACGGACTCGAACAATGTAGTCTTCAAGCTGGTTCAATATTTCATCAATGATTTAAAGGCGTTGCTGTTCAATCCGGCCAAACCGTTCTCACGCGGTCAGGGCTATAACTTTGCCGACATTGAGCTAATGATTGACTGCTGGGTGTCCTGTTTCCGCATTAGTCCCCACAACATTGAGGCGCTGAAAGTGTGCCTGAATCTGTCATCGCCGCAGGCCTATCATTTTGTAATTGTGTGCTCGCTGTTGAG ATTGGCTCACATTTACGTGGATTTTCGCCTGCAAAACAAGAATCCCTTTCGCATTGTCAACCAACCGCGTCTGTCCTGGTGGCCACAGACCGAAGTCGTTCACTATCGCTCTGCGGAGCTGCGTGCACTTTTTACGGATACGCTAAACAAGGCCACGCAGGGGTACATTGCGCACACACCGCTGCGCTACATTACCTCCCTGACGCTTAAGTCCAAGGACACACAAAAGGGGCTGACACGCGCCGAGGAGGGACCGGCCCACAAGatgctactgttgctgctggtgcgacTGATACACGCTGATCCCACTCTGCTGCTGAAT ACCCAAGGAAAAGTGGCCCATGAGGTGCAGAGCTCCACTCTAGAGCTAATCAATGGTTTGGTCAGTCTAGTGCATCAAACCACCATGCCAGATGTGGCACAGGAGGCCATGGAAGCACTGCTGGCGCTGCATGCACCAGAGAAAATTGAAGTCTGGAATCCCGAGGCGCCCATCAACACGTTCTGGGACGTCAGCTCCCAAGTGTTGTTCTCCATTTCGCAGAAGCTCATCCAGCATCAGATAGCCAACTATACGGATGTGCTAAAGTGGCTGCGCGAGATATTGATCTGCCGCAATACGTTCCTGCAGCGGCACAAGGACTACGCTCACGTGGGCAGTCAGATAGCCATCTGCAAGCAGGCGCACATCAAAATGGAAGTGGTGTTCTTTATGTATTTGTGGAGCGTCGACTTGGATGCGGTGCTGACATCGCTCTCGTGCTTTGGGCTGCTCTGCGAAGAGGCAGAGATATGCTGCAGCTCGGACGAATTGACAGTGGGCTTCATAATGCCCAATTATCACATCTATCAGGAGTTGGCGCAGCTGTCCACTT CTGCAACAGATACGCGCATTTGCTTCTTTGACAACTCACATGGCAATGTGTTGAGCCGCTTAACACTGCAGAAACGCATCATGACGCTGCTGCGCAAGATTGAGCATTGTGTCCATGGTGTGCAGCCCGCCTGGGAAGAGACCTTTCGCAACTGGGAGGTGTCCAGCAAGGTCCTGCAAACGTATCCCAAATGCAAGGGCGAAGATGGACAGGCAGAGGTCTTTCATCGGGGTATGGGCAAGCGTAGGGCTAGTCATCAGAGTTCCGAGCACGATCTGGAGGAGCAAATCAACGAATGGGCCAACATGACTTGGTTCCTGCTGGCCCTCGGCGGCGTTTGCCTGCACaaacgctgcagcagccgtcAGTCATtgctgcagcagtcgcagAATAATGCCTCCCTGGGCTCGCTGGCTCAAACGTCGCTGTATTCGAGCTCCACCAGCTCTGGGCATGGCTCGTTGCATCCCAGCACCGTATCGCTGTCGACACTGCCACCAGCACCGCCACAGGATGTCAGCTATTGCCCCGTGACGCAATTCATTGGCCAACTGTTGCGTTTGCTCGTGTGCAGCAACGAGAAGATTGGCCTCAACATACAGAAGAATGTCAAAGAGCTGGTGGGCGAAGAAATGTCCACCCAGCTGTATCCCATACTCTTCGATCAGATTCGGGCCATTGTGGAGAAGTTCTTTGACCAGCAGGGCCAAGTGAATGTCAATGTAACGGACATTAATACGCAATTTATTGAGCACACAATCTACATCATGAAATCAATACTGGACCCCAAGGCCAGCAAGGATCCCAACAACGAGCAGCCCTCGCCCTCGGAGCACTTGGGCGTGACGAGCATTGAGGGCATGATGCTGGGGATTGTGCGTTATGTACGACATCTGGATATGACCGTCTATGCCATAAGAGTGAAAACCAAACTCTGCCAGCTGGTGGAGGTTATGATGAAGCGACGCGACGATCTGGCCTTCCGTCAAGAAATGAAGTTTCGCAACAAGCTGGTGGAATACCTCACCGACTGGGTAATGGGCACCTCCCATCAGATTGCACCGCCCAGCTCCGCGGATGCTGCCATATTGACAAACACATCGCTGATCTTTCGCGACTTGGATCAGGCGTGCATGGAGGCAGTGGCTGCGCTACTACGAGGTCTTCCGCTGCAGCCAGAGGAATCGGATCGTGGCGATCTAATGGATGCAAAGAGTGCGCtctttttaaaatattttacgttGTTCATGAACCTACTGAATGATTGTATCGACAGCTCGGAGGCGGAGAAGGAACTGAACAATACACCGTTGCTGCCGCCAAGGCCACGCATGGCTGCCGGCAAGCTGACGGCACTGAGAAATGCCACCATCCAAGCCATGTCCAATCTGTTGGGTGCCAACATCGACTCTGGTCTGATGCACTCGATTGATTTGGGTTATAATCCCGATCTGCAGACGCGTGCAGCTTTCATGGAAGTCCTTACTCAAATCCTGCAGCAGGGCACAGAGTTTGACACGCTGGCGGAGACGGTGCTGGCCGACCGCTTCGAGCAGTTGGTTCAGCTGGTGACGATGATCAGCGACAAAGGCGAGCTTCCCATTGCCATGGCACTGGCCAATGTGGTAACGACCTCCCAAATGGATGAACTGGCGCGCGTTCTGGTCACCCTGTTCGATGCAAAGCACTtgctgtcgccgctgctgtggAACATGTTCTATCGTGAAGTGGAGGTCTCCGACTGCATGCAGACGCTATTCCGAGGCAACTCGCTTGGCAGCAAGATTATGGCATTTTGCTTCAAGATCTATGGTGCCAGCTACTTGCAAATGCTGCTGGAGCCGCTCATACGCCCACTGCTGGATGAACAGGAGGAGACGTGTTTTGAGGTGGATCCCGCACGGCTGGAAGCTGGCGAGGATATCGAACAGCATCGCAATAATTTGATTGCACTGACCCAAAAGGTTTTTGATGCCATAACCAACTCTTCGGATCGCTTTCCGCCACAGCTGCGCTCCATGTGCCATTGCCTGTACCAGGTGCTGAGCAAGCGCTTTCCGAATCTGCTCCAGAACAACATTGGGGCCGTGGGCACAGTCATCTTTTTACGGTTCATAAATCCAGCTATAG TTTCCCCCCAGGAACTTGGCATCGTGGATAAGCAGGTGCACAGCTCGGCCAAACGGGGTCTCATGTTGATGTCAAAGATCCTACAGAATATTGCCAATCATGTGGAGTTCTCCAAAGAACAGCACATGTTGTGCTTCAACGATTTTCTGCGCGATCACTTCGAGGCTGGTCGTCGTTTCTTCATACAGATTGCCTCGGATTGCGAGACCGTAGATCAGACATCGCATAGCATGAGCTTCATTTCGGATGCGAATGTTTTGGCGCTGCATCGACTACTGTGGACGCATCAGGAGAAGATTGGCGACTATCTGTCAAGCAGTCGCGATCACAAGGCGGTGGGCAGGCGACCCTTTGATAAAATGGCCACACTCTTAGCCTACCTAGGCCCGCCGGAGCACAAGCCCGTGGATTCGCACATGATGTTCAGTTCGTATGCACGCTGGAGCTCCATTGATATGTCGTCCACTAACTTTGAGGAGATAATGGTCAAGCATCAGATGCACGAGAAGGAGGAGTTCAAGACGCTCAAGTCGATGAATATATTCTATCAGGCGGGCACCAGCAAATCGGGTTATCCCGTTTTTTACTATATAGCCAGGAGATACAA AATTGGCGAGACAAATGGGGATCTATTGATTTACCATGTCATACTCACATTGAAGCCGTTTTGCCACTCACCCTTCGAGGTGGTCATTGACTTCACGCACACCTGCTCGGATAATCGCTTTCGCACAGAGTTTCTGCAAAAGTGGTTCTATGTTTTGCCTACTGTCGCCTATGAGAATGTCCATGCGGTGTACATTTACAACTGCAATTCGTGGGTGCGAGAGTATACAAAGTTCCACGATCGCATTTTGGCTCCATTGAAGGGCAATCGAAAATTGATGTTCCTGGAGTCACCGAACAAGCTGACGGACTATATTGAtgcggagcagcagaagctgccaGGTGCTACGCTCTCGCTGGATGAGGATCTCAAGGTGTTTAGCAATGCTTTGAAACTGAGCCACAAGGACACAAAGGTGGCTATTAAAGTGGGTCCCACCGCACTGCAGATTACGTCGGCGGAAAAGACCAAAGTGCTGGCCCATTCGGTGCTGCTGAATGATGTCTACTATGCCTCGGAGATTGAGGAGGTTTGCCTTGTGGACGACAATCAGTTCACGCTGTCGATAACAAACGAAAGTGGGCAGCTCAGTTTCATCCACAATGACTGCGACAACATTGTGCAAGCCATTATACACATACGCAATCGGTGGGAGCTAAGCCAGCCCGATTCGGTGACGGTACACCAGAAGATCAGACCGAAGGATGTGCCGGGCACGCTTCTTAATATGGCTCTGCTGAACCTCGGCTCTTGTGATCCCAATCTGCGAACAGCTGCCTACAACCTGCTGTGCGCTTTGACAGCCACCTTTGACCTGAAGATTGAGGGACAACTGCTGGAGACGCAGGGGTTGTGCATACCCTCAAACAACACAATCTTCATCAAGTCGGTCAGCGAGAAGCTGGCCACCAATGAGCCGCATTTGACTCTGGAGTTTCTGGAGGAATCCATTCAGGGCTTTCAGCGCAGCACCATCGAGCTGAAGCATTTGTGTTTGGAGTACATGACGCCCTGGCTGAAGAATCTCGTCAAGTTCTGCAAGTCCAATGACGATGCCAAGAAGCTAAAAGTTTCGCAGATCCTGGACAAGCTGATCAATCTCACCATAGACCAAAAGGAGATGTACCCGTCGGTGCAGGCCAAAATCTGGGGTTCCATTGGTCAAATACCGGAGCTCATTGACATGGTGCTGGATAATTTTCTGCACAAATCGATTACGTACGGCCTGGGCTCGCCGCAGGTGGAGATTATGGCCGATACGGccgtggctttggcttcggccAACGTGCAGTTGGTGTCCAAGAAGGTTATCACGCGCATGTGTCGTGTGATGGACAAATCGTGCACGAATCCCACACAATATCTGGAGCAGCACATGATGTGGGATGACATTGCCATACTGGGACGCTATCTGCTGATGTTGTCATTCAACAACTGCTTGGATGTGGCTACTTCGGTGCCGTACTTATTCCACACCATCACGTTTTTGGTCTGCTCTGGTTCGCTGTCAATGCGAGCTTCCACGCATGGCCTGGTCATCAATATCATTCACTCGCTGTGCACCTGCACGAACCCCTCTTTTTCGGAGGAGGCGCAGCGTGTGCTGAGACTCTCACTGGATGAATTCTCGCTGCCAAAATTCTACCTACTATTTGGCATCAGCAAGGTCAAGTCGGCCGCAGTCACCGCGTTCCGGTCTAGCTGCCGCCATCCCACGGACAAGTGGCTGGGCAATGAGCGCGTCACACAGCCATTGCCTGCGGATCGGGAGCGCCTTTCGCTGCCCTCGCTGGAGGTTATTACTGATGCCCTACTGGAGATAATGGAGGCCTGCATGCGCGATGTCCCCGACTGCGAATGGCTGCAAACTTGGACCTCGCTGGCTCGCAGCTTTGCCTTCTGCTACAATCCGGCTCTGCAGCCGCGTGCCCTCATTGTCTATGGCTGCATCAGCAAGAGTGTGACGGATCACGAGGTGAAGCAACTGCTGCGCATTCTGGTCAAAGCTTTGGAATCATTTAATGATCTTATACTAATCGAAGCACTGGTCATGTGCCTGACGCGCATTCAGCCACTGCTTCGACCCGAATCGCCCATTCACCGTGCCCTCTTCTGGGTGGCCATCTCAGTGCTGCAACTGGACGAGATTACGCTCTACGGTGCTGGCCTGGCACTGCTCGAGCAGAATCTACATACGCTTAAGTCCCAAGGATGTTTTGACAAGAAGGAAACCATAGCCGAGGTCATGATGAAGACACGCGAGAAGCTCGAGTGGCATTTCAAGCAGCTGGACCATGCCGTCGGTCTGTCATTCCGTAGCAACTTTCACTTTGCTTTGGTGGGGCATTTGATTAAG GGCTTCCGTCATCCTACACCGACTACTGTATCACGCACATCACGTGTGCTAACCATGCTGCTGGGCATCATAGCCAAGCCGCTGCATCGCGACAAGTTCGAGGTAACCCCCGACAGTGTGGCATATCTCACGGCGCTGGTGGCAGTGTCCGAGGAGGTGCGCTCACGTTGTCATGTGAAGCATGCGCTGCCACGCTGGCCCGCCGATCTGAGCGTAGAGAATGCAGAAACGTCTAATGGAGGAGTTCAGGCT ATTGGCCAGCCCTTATCCCGCCGACAAAAGAGCTGGGACATTCTCGATCAGTCTGCGCTGCAGTTTGCACGTCAGCACAAGGTTCCCACGCTACAG GAACGCGGCTCACGGTCTTCGGTATCCAACGAGTCGAATGTTTTACTGGATCCCGAAGTCCTACCCGATTTATCCATACAAGCCCTGGTGCTGACTGTGCTGGCTACCTTGGTTAAGTACTCCTCGGATGAGGTTGAAACACGCGTATTGTATCAGTATTTAGCCGAAGGATCTGTCGTCTTTCCTAAAGTATTTCCAGTCAT ACACTCGTTGCTGGACCAAAAGATCAACAATATATTGTCAGTGTCGCACGATCAGGTTGTGCTCAACTCGGTGCAGAATATTATCCAAAATATGCTGGCCAGCGAGGATCCCtcacagcagcagttgcactTTCTACAGAGCTGCGGTTTTGGTGGACTTTGGCGCTTTGCTGGTCCATTTACCAAG TACAACATGATGGGTGAATCATCAGAGCTATTTGTCAACTGCTTGGAGGCCATGGTTGAGACTTGCTTGCCGGGCGATGAAACTGCACCAGTGCCGCCCTCACCACGTCCTTACAACCTGAGCTCCAGCCTGAGCAGCCTGACCTTGGGCTCACCGACGGATAAGG caTTCTCATCGGAATCATTAGATATGTATGACAATTGCCTGGGCAGCGCTAGCAGCCTGCGACGCGCCTCTCACAGCAAATCACGCGCCAAACATCGAATTAATGACAGTCCACCACATTGA